The Clarias gariepinus isolate MV-2021 ecotype Netherlands chromosome 20, CGAR_prim_01v2, whole genome shotgun sequence genome includes the window tgcaaatatgtgtgtgtgtgtgtgtgtatgtgtgtgtgtgtgtgtgtgtgtggagaggttAATTACAATACTAAACAAGCAaatgtagatttatttattaatgcaattaaatgtgtccatcatcatcatcatcatcatcaacaacaacatcatcatGACAATTAAACAGTTCAtgctttaaagttttctttCTCTGGCCTAATTAGTTTCAGCTTTCAGTTCATTTGTGGATTgtataaacaaaaagaagaacatctcgggttactttgctgtaaccctgttccctgaaaaagctggaacgagatgctgcatgaaaatgctatgggaacgtcTCTTTGTTGCCCGGGCCATtgttgaggcccctcctccggCCACCTGACAGAAACCTATCATCTAACTTTGAGAGTttggaggatttttattttttgtttacggCAAATCGAGGTGTAAGCATTCGACCGCGCGTGTTACCTCTAATAACTCGCTCATCACTACAGGAACTCTGAAGTGAAAGTTCCATCTCCGGCAAAGCTAGGGAAAGTTTCCTCCACCCCTTCACAAGAAGCGTCGGGATGCGCTTGAGAATTGGACGGTAAAGGCTCATGATCcggcgagagagagggagagaaaaagaagattCCTTCTCTCGCTTCCGCTCGATCTGCACGCGAAAAATGCGTCACGGCGGCGTGGTttgattttaaagaaggctaGCCGAGCGCGAGGGACTTTAATAAGGAGGAGATCACAATTCTCACCTGCTCCCTGAAGCTCGAGGATTGCGTGCACtttccccaaacactgaaaacagccTGGAGATCACCCTCAGTGAGATATCTTTTATCCGAAGGCATCTCTTttgtctaactctgccatctttctggttttcacgcagcatcgagtgtagcctttgaaagggaacagctttTATTATAAAGCCAGAAAATCAGTGGACTGATCATATGTTAAGAAAATATCTACAAGTATTTGAAGTAtcgaaacaaaaaaatatatataataaaaaaggccTTGGAGCTGTGCATCTATATGAATTATATGAGAAAATTTATATCAAATGTGTGAATTAACATGTGGTATCATGTGAATTAAGTGGGTTTACACAAATCATATCTACAAATGTTTTCActaaacatcacacacattttctaatTCCTTTGTTTAATCTAAATTTACCACTAACAccacttaaaaacatttttcttacagATCCACTGTGATGTAGCGGAACATGTTCTGTCATTCCAtcctgtcatatttaaatatgtcTTAATCTCACCACAGTCTTCACTGCCACCAGAATTATTCGGTTCCCACTGAGCCCAGACCCTAAAAGCCAGAGAATCAGTATTTAGTATCTTCAGTTTCAGACCTTGAAATCATCCTTCTTaccctgtgttcactgagatttATAACAATAACATCTTCATAACTCTGAGCAATAAGAATATAACAGGAGATAATATTAACATGGCTTCACCCATCTGCTGCAGTGCACAGGAACACTGGAAACCCACACAAGACAATGTGATGAACAAAGTTAAATTTGTGTCTTTTACCCAGTGCTGTTATTCTGCCTTGTACCGTCCAGCCATTTCCACTTTGTCTTTGTGTCGTCTTTATGCAGACCAATCCAAGCCTCTTTACTGTCACCGAGCTGTTTAATGATGAACTCCTGTGAGTGAGAGAACAAAattactctggttttctccacacacacacacacacacacacacaaacacacacacacacacacacacacacgcacacctgttcctctctgctgtttatgatcaccaggtctgctcctctctctctaCAGTTCTGTCTGCTCTCAGTCCAGGTCTTCTTCTCAGTAGAGATGTAGTAACAACTGGAGCTGGAGAAATTCCATCCTTGTTTAATGACATCTGATCACATAATACAACATAATGAGTGTTTCCTTAATactcattttttaaagatttaaagattcaaagattcaaataactttattattacaactttacattttaaatgaacatctctggctttttttttgttttgtttgtttgtttgtttgtttgttaaataaaacattatttaaagtaCTTGCTTGCATTTAATACCTGACATGTAATCAGACTGACACTGTTCTCTGTTCTTCGTCAGGTTGTTATACCAGGTCTGTAACTGGtttctctctatagtcaggttgttgttactggtctgtaactggtttctctctatagtcaggttgttgttactggtctgtaactggtttctctctatagtcaggttgttgttacgggtctgtaactggtctctctctatagtcaggttggTGAATTTGATCCACAGCAGTGTGACGGCACACAGTAggagaacacacagcagcacTGCACACACTGCGGTCACTCTGTAACACCTGCCTCCTGTGGTGTTGAATCCTAgaacaaataaagaaacatgTGTTTATCTAATTTAACACATAGAAGTCctcaaaaaacaattaaaacacacacacacacacgcaattaaaaaaaaatttataggtAATTGGTCATGAGAGAGCTGTGTGTGTATTACAGTTTAGTGACTTTTTcttacttaataaaataataaagcttctgcagttttattaaaatgttcagTGTTTCTGCATCAGCATGAGTTTAAAATATGTTAGAATTTGTATCACATTGTACACATGATGAGGATGAAAATGCCGATGATGAAAATGCTGATAACAATATTATTAGAATTAACAATAATACAAGATACAATTGATCTCTCACTGCATTTATTTTGTTGGtggttttttaatttattaattaatttaataattaaaagagcTGTGaccattaattaatatatttacatgCAAACTTTTACtctgaaattaataataaaaaaaaaaaaaaaacatttatagcgCGAAAGAAGTTCCAAGGGCTGTGATGGAGATCCAGACAAAGGAAGCCAACTAGTATTACTGCAAATGTgaccaaacaaataaataaaataacaaaaaattatgtaatCAGCAACAGATTTAAGtaatctgagaaaaaaatactttaattcCATGGGTTTGACGAAAGCATAGCATAAACCAGTCACaaattaaactgtttttatacACATATCCCATAGATTTTGAAACAAATTGCTCATAAGCAGTGACATGGCCAGGTGTGGCCTGTTCCCTTATTAATTCATGACTTATCAAGCAGATAAAAAATCCTGCGAGGATtctgtgtgttacagtacatttgcatttggtagctgttcatGTTCTAAACATgatgtccaaagacatgcctaGGCAAGTGAAGAATGGCACAACTAGgctgataaataaatatcctacttaataaatatacatcacagagttatgaaaaacattaagaaaGGCAAATACAACAGTTAGAAAGAATCCTTTCACaagcaaagtaaaaaaactCCCTTGAGAGGTAGGAGTGTCAAGAGACTTCACTacaaggtgcaaaccactgGTAACACTCACTTACATTTCTGTAACACTGGTAAAGAAACATTATTAGAATTATGAAACCAAGATTAACTTGTACAAGAATgctaaggagagaaaaaaatatggagTGGGAAAGTAACAGCTCTTGATCCAAGGCAAATAACATTATGTGTTAAACATGTTTGAGGCAGTGTTCTGGCCCAAGAGTGTATGGCTACCAATAAAAAAAGCAGGATGAATTCTGAAGTATGTAGGGCTTTAAACTAGGGTTGGGTAACGAAAACCGGTGCCAATACAGCACCTATATAGCCTGTATGTACCGGACCGAAACAGAACGAGAATTTTGGTGCCTCATTtcggtgccacttaaatgccCGAACTGTCGATTGAAAATTTGTTTTCTGGGGCTATGATGACACAGTTGTAATAAAAATCAGAGTCATCAACACACATGATCGttagtaaaaatttaaaaactgcatttatgGGGTGTCATAAatgatcagaaaaataaattatttccttaattGGAAAAACTTAAGAACTTCGGAAAGCtttaataatacaaatccaaaacattgttgcagtaatgttactatccattttaatttttgtagattaaaagtttataagattagattaaaaaatt containing:
- the LOC128508253 gene encoding C-type lectin domain family 12 member B-like; the encoded protein is MVQCSAKQREIVVDIYESADAVRGHNSDPEGGDTKKDPDTAPHTGFNTTGGRCYRVTAVCAVLLCVLLLCAVTLLWIKFTNLTIERDQLQTRNNNLTIERNQLQTSNNNLTIERNQLQTSNNNLTIERNQLQTWYNNLTKNREQCQSDYMSDVIKQGWNFSSSSCYYISTEKKTWTESRQNCRERGADLVIINSREEQEFIIKQLGDSKEAWIGLHKDDTKTKWKWLDVFLCTAADG